One part of the Oncorhynchus kisutch isolate 150728-3 linkage group LG22, Okis_V2, whole genome shotgun sequence genome encodes these proteins:
- the LOC109867581 gene encoding alpha-ketoglutarate-dependent dioxygenase alkB homolog 3, protein MSDKRQRARVQGSWAKPLPKQPRPTGAIPNSSTVVIPSANPPPAGWGVGQRMFEYQQPAKPVRDVPTEKVMEMGGDYEISHGPSGVSRLRLIHGFLPPEEADWAFSKLLAELPWSQKTNYRQGEAYEEPRLTCWYGELPYTYAHSTLEANAQWHPLLVTLRCAVEKASGHHFNSLMCNLYRNCKDSIGWHSDDEAALGTRPTIASLSLGDMRVFSLRKQPAPEEDGDYTYVERLRIPLTHGTLLMMEGATQDDWQHSVAKEYHDRGPRINLTFRTMYPEHEGPRTRARLPPQH, encoded by the exons ATGTCGGATAAACGTCAGCGTGCAAGGGTCCAGGGCTCTTGGGCCAAACCACTGCCCAAACAACCACGTCCAACAG GAGCAATTCCCAATTCCAGCACTGTTGTGATACCAAGTGCCAATCCACCACCTGCTGGTTGGGGAGTGGGACAGCGGATGTTTGAGTATCAACAGCCCgctaag CCAGTCAGAGATGTCCCTACGGAGAAGGTGATGGA AATGGGGGGTGATTATGAGATCAGCCATGGTCCATCAGGAGTGTCAAG ACTGAGGCTGATCCATGGGTTCCTACCACCAGAGGAGGCTGACTGGGCCTtcagtaaactgttagcagagctGCCTTGGTCTCAAAAGACTAACTACAGACAAG GTGAGGCCTACGAGGAGCCCAGGTTAACCTGCTGGTATGGAGAACTCCCTTACACGTACGCCCACTCTACTCTGGAGGCCAACGCACAG tggcaCCCGCTGCTGGTCACCCTGCGCTGCGCCGTAGAGAAGGCGAGTGGCCACCATTTCAATTCGCTGATGTGTAACCTGTATAGGAACTGCAAAGACAGCATCGGCTGGCACAGTGACGACGAGGCCGCGCTGGGCACCCGGCCCACCATCGCCTCCCTCAGCCTGGGAGACATGAGGGTGTTCAGCCTCCGCAAGCAGCCTGCACCG gaggaGGACGGGGATTACACTTATGTGGAGAGGCTGCGGATCCCTCTAACTCACGGCACTCTCCTGATGATGGAAGGAGCCACTCAGGATGACTGGCAG CATTCAGTGGCCAAAGAGTACCACGACCGAGGGCCTCGCATCAACCTGACCTTCCGCACCATGTACCCAGAGCATGAGGGACCGAGAACAAGAGCCAGACTACCACCCCAACACTAA
- the LOC109867723 gene encoding uncharacterized protein C11orf96 homolog: MAAVRQMPMETQGFHHMLPAHLLSSTMEEFPQQLPVPKGHARGKSRPRRAREARFKTQPVTFAEITEVEEEGASPLEEERARRSFLQSLENLRRSTQALYCPTTGRRTPTATATQQSLDSSDSDSAH, from the coding sequence ATGGCTGCTGTCCGTCAGATGCCCATGGAGACCCAGGGCTTCCACCACATGCTACCTGCCCATCTTCTCTCCTCGACCATGGAGGAGTTCCCCCAGCAGCTCCCCGTCCCCAAGGGGCACGCCCGTGGCAAGAGCCGCCCCCGCCGGGCCCGCGAGGCCCGCTTCAAGACCCAGCCCGTCACCTTCGCCGAGATCaccgaggtggaggaggagggcgCCTCGCCCCTGGAAGAGGAGCGGGCACGCCGGTCTTTCCTGCAGTCCCTGGAGAACCTACGCCGGAGCACGCAGGCGCTCTACTGTCCGACGACTGGTCGACGCACGCCCACGGCCACGGCCACACAGCAAAGCCTGGACTCTAGTGACTCTGACTCTGCCCATTGA